One Arachis hypogaea cultivar Tifrunner chromosome 18, arahy.Tifrunner.gnm2.J5K5, whole genome shotgun sequence genomic window, atgtgcatcaacccaccgaatcctagatccctcacaatcgccttcttctcctcagtcatgtttctgaatttatcacttaggagatgtgtggcacacttaaggtcttttgtttggtttcttgctgccattttctctgaaatgaaaaatacacccaaagatatcagtaagatacacccatatatatgagtcagatacacccattgataacagtgagatacacccatagatatgattcaaatacatccatatatatcagtcaggtatcactcaaacatgcttcaatatcaagcaacattacaaggtcaagcaatatacaccccCAATCTATGGAATATACccccaaaaatcagttaccagaagaTCTAGAACAACAAGAATAACAGGAGAACCTAGAACaacaacgtagaagaacagtgtaacaaagaagGAAGAATAACAGTAAACCCTAGAACAACaacgtagaagaaaagtaaaaccTAGTTCGTAATGTAACGCACCTTGAGTATTCTTGCTTTGTTTTCGCTGGAGATTCTTGATGGAGATTTTGATGGTGTGTTGATGGAGGTTTCGAAGGTTAGCGACGAGTTCTATATTTTGATTTTCGATTTTCGCTCGAAAATGGAAGGGTTGCTTTGTCTTCGAATTtctttgagaagtggaagaagtggaagagtctgccattaCTCGTAGCGTATGTAACCGTTTGAGTGGCGAGCGCGTGAATGTTACGCTCCATTCAATCCTTCTTCATGCGCGTGAGTTGTatttgggctgggccaacttgtaaacttgtaagcttgtatgtgtagcaggctcgtttaataaaatatttgaataaaatgtTTAAATATTTTGTAGATGTACATGTTGTAAAtgtgaatattaattttttatatagctGATTTGTTGTATTACTAGAATGAGAAATCAGTAGAAAATTTCTTTATGTAGTTGCATCATTTTTTACCTTCCAATGACTGGATTATACTATGTCGCCAGATTTCACGAGTATTGGTTCAAGTCAATGGGCTCTTATGGCTACATTAAACAGTGGCATCTAGAAATCATAATTTTCACATATCGTTTAAAAAATGTACGGTCACTAATTTGGTATTCATAAAAATAGCTAAGTTGGAAGTCACTTCCTTTTAGATTGATGCTTGGAAGAGCCAACAAAAATTTAGTTTCAGAAGCTATTTAACGAGGTTTCTCTTGATAGGTATATCAACAAGTACACTAATACTTATTTctgattttaagaaaaatttaaagaagCTCCTACCATATGCAAATAAAATCATATAGATATTATGAAAATTTATATCTGAGcatatattatgatatttttgtcgatacaattttttaaaattttctgtaGAATGAGGATTAGAAGTAGATCCTCCAAGACTGACTTCCATATCTTTAAATTTGGCATACAATTTtattatacaaattttaaaaaaattatcacgataataaaataatattcgcattttattttgattctgtaactcaaaataatcaaactttaCAAATCATTGTTCTATTGCGATTAGAATCCTTTACAATAACCAAgtcacttattttttttatacacaattttttataaaatgataTTTTGCAATTCTGTGAAATATATTTTGTGGTAGCCTTATGCATATGTAAATAAGCAAGCGAGTATAAAATCATTATAACTATAGCGATAGTTGACATGACCGAcattattaaaaatgaaaaataaaaagaagaaaataggtACGGTTGAGATGGCATGATCATGGCCGTTTGTCAACGTCAGTGAAAAGAGAAGAAGCACCTTCGTTACTTCATCAGCGCAAGATAATAACCACTTCCACAAACTCAATATCAAAATCTCAATCACAATCTCCCAACTGTTTATCTTCGCTGTCTCTCTGACAATTAGTGATCTCCAAGCTCTTCTTAACCACGCATGCCCACAGCTGCAAACCCAATTAATTCTCCCAAGTCTGAATCTTTTCACCTCACAGATCCAATACTGGAAGCTCCAGCTGCTGCCTGCAGATCTTGCTAACACTTCGTGATCTGCAACATTCTGTCTCTGTGCTTCTGCTCTCTCTCCCCCAACTGAAATTTATTTTCCCGGAAAAGGAAAGACATTTTCCGGGAAAATGAGGCGAAGAGGTGCGGATTTTCGGAGGCCGGTGAGGAGGAGGATCCCTGATGCGTTGTGGTGGGCATTGTGCTGTGGAGTGGTTATCCTCTTTGTCTATATTCTCAGCAAAGGGAACCAGATTGAGTCAAGACCAGCTTTGGCACAGGTAATAATTATTAGCATTTTAAGATTTGTGCCATTTTTTTTATGGAAATTGCGAGGGAAAATTAGCAAAAtggatgatttattttattatgaatgttagccctttttcttttgttgcattgACTGGTTAGGAGGAGTGGGATTAGGGGATCTTAGTCAGAGTAAATAAAAGGATGCAGGGTTTAAAGAAGTAATTCCTGTGTTTTGGTTtctaattttgtgttttttttttcctttgggcTTTAGATGCTTTTCTTTTtcccaataaaataaaataaaattgtcaaAAAAAAGTTTACAATTGCATGCATGGAAACATTGGAATGGTGGTTGTTAACCAATCCAGGGTATGGTGCAAGAGTTAGGAATTGTTACTATTGGTGAGATGAGACATGTGCActgcatattttattttctatatttctcttcttttaggaTGTTTTTGACGTGAGGTAAAATTTTGTTGGATGAAATCCGTGTGTTACAGTGGCCGGTCGGGGGTGTTGAATTGAATACTAGATTGAATAATTTTCCTGTCAATACTAATACATACTTTTTTCAACATATCTCTGGACTTGGATGGTTAATATAGTTTGGAGTAGTATCATTATGCTAGATCATATGAGTGGTGTATGTATGTATGCTTGCATCTTGTTGGTAAACCTTGTTTAGCAATAGGGAGAATAGTGATTTTTTCAGTTATTGCTCTCATTGTTCCTAGCCTATAACTATAGCAAGAAGAAGAGTCTTACCCTACTAGTTAGGgttggctacatgaatcaaatgaaGTTATTGCACCTTGTCAAAGTTTTCTTGGGTTTCCCTCTGCTCCTAGCCAATatctataaatattataatattgttTCTAAATATGGGACCTACAAGCAATTTCAAGCTTGGCCAGAAAGGATACCGTGGTCATGCAAAAATGTACTTGATTAGATTGTTAGCCTGATTTCTTATTACAAAGTTAAggatttgtgtgtgtgtgtgtgtgtatttatttatttatatttttttgtttttttgggggGGTGGATCATTGTTGTTTgtctaataacattttatacctgaTTGCACAGAGAACTTACAAGCATGATAAGATTATGGAAGGCCTTAATATTACTGATGAGATGTTAAGTCCTAACTCGGTGAGCAGACAACTTAATGATCAGATATCCCTAGCAAAAGCTTTTGTCGTGATTGCAAAAGAAAGTAATAATTTACAATTTGCTTGGGAATTAAGTGCCCAGATCCGCAATTCACAAATTCTCCTCTCAAACGCTGCCACCAGGCGAGTTCCTCTATCAACTAGAGAATCTGAAAGTGCTATCCGTGATATGGCATTATTGTTATACCAGGCTCAGCAGCTCCATTATGACAGTGCAACCATGATCATGCGATTCAAAGCAAAAATTCAAGCGCTTGAAGAACAGATGAATTCTGTGACTGAAAAGAGTTCAAAATATGGACAAATAGCTGCTGAAGAGGTCCCGAAAAGTCTATACTGTCTTGGTGTCCGATTGACAACTGAATGGTTCAAAAACCTTAATCTGCAAAATAAATTGAGGGACAAAAGGCAAGTCGAGATGAAACTTAAGGATaacaatctttttcatttttgtgtCTTTTCTGACAATATTCTCGCAACTTCAGTTGTTGTCAATTCAACATCGATAAGCTCTAAGAATCCTGATATGATTGTTTTCCACCTTGTAACTGATGAAATAAATTATGCGGCAATGAAGGCATGGTTTGCCATGAATGATTTCCGTGGGGTGACTGTGGAAGTTCAAAAGTTTGAAGACTTCATTTGGTTAAATGCTTCTTATGTTCCTGTGCTTAAGCAACTTCAAGACACAGAAACACAGAGCTATTACTTTTCTGGCAACAGTGGCGATGGCAGGACACCGATCAAGTTCCGTAACCCTAAATATCTATCCATGCTTAACCACCTGAGGTTTTATATACCTGAGGTATTTCCTGCACTAAAGAAGGTGGTGTTCTTGGATGATGATGTTGTAGTTCAAAAGGATCTTTCTGGTCTTTTCTCCCTTGACTTGAAGGGCAACGTCAATGGGGCTGTGGAAACATGCATGGAGACATTTCATAGATATCACAAATATCTAAACTATTCCCATCCTCTGATTCATACACATTTTGATCCTGACGCTTGTGGATGGGCATTCGGGATGAATGTATTTGATTTGGTTGAATGGAGGAAAAAGAATGTTACCGGCATCTACCATTATTGGCAGGAAAAGAATGTCGACCGGACATTGTGGAAACTTGGAACCTTGCCCCCTGGACTGTTGACTTTCTATGGATTAACGGAGCCCTTGGATCCATCATGGCATGTATTGGGTTTTGGCTACACAACCGTTGATCCTCAGTTGATAGAGAGAGGCGCCGTACTTCATTTCAATGGGAACTCCAAACCATGGTTGAAGATCGGCATTGAGAAGTACAAGCCCCTTTGGGAAAAATTTGTTGACTACTCTCATCCTTTGTTGCAACAGTGCAATTTCCATTGATTTCAGTAGGAGCTCCCAACCATGGATGGTGGAAGATTCGGATTAAAGAGTAGCAGGATCAACACATTGACTATTTTCATCCTCTATTGCAGCAGTGAAAGTTGCATTGATTTGTGAGGAACTGGAAAGGTTTGATGACCCTTACACGAACAAGCACAGATTGAGGTTTTAATTTTGTAGTTAGAAATGCTTGTACAATTTTAGGTCAGGCATGCCTAGTGGCTGCAACTTGGGGGGTCTACATTGATTATGAGTCTTCCGTTGTAGCATATAGATGTTCATTTGATACAAGTATTAGGCAATATCAATCAATTCAGagctttttcttgtatttttctagTAAAAGATTGATGTTAACCGCTAGTTATACGTAGTATCCATTGCCATTCATTGTTGCTAGTCTTATTGCTCTCTTCTTTACCCCCCAAAATGTGCCAGGAATTTCCTTGCTTACCTATTTACTTATGGGTTTCCAATTGCCCCTCTCACATGTGATTCCTGATTGCCTGTGTTATGACAGGCTTTATATATGTTTTCACATGTGGTGGGTTTCAACAGATTTTTGGTCTCTGTCACTGTAACCGGACTCTTATAAAAAACTTGACTAGCCAATTTAAGAAATTATGGCTGTCTTTCCCAATACAAAGGACAACCCAATGATTATGGACAATTTTGGTTGCATGCACACAAATGCTATTTGCCCCTCAAGTTTAATTAAATCCAGGATTGGACCGAGCTACACCCTAAGCCTAAGTATGTTAAATCCTGAGCTCATCAAGCTCTGAAAGATCAAATATTTAAGTTATGAAATATAGCCTGCAATATTCCCAACTTTTGCCTCTATCAAAAGAAATAAAACTTGAAGGGGAACATAATAATAAACTAATGACAcagttaaaatttcaaatttaaatttaatcttgAGAAATCCAAACAGAAAGGCCCTTTTAATTTCCAAGTTGCAAAGTTAGAACTTAGAAGGTTCTACCACTTGGTCGGCACTCATTGAATTGAATGTTTTTTCATCAAAGTGCCGGCCTTACGGTAGCAACAACAGGGGGGCCGGAACACTCGGCACATCATTTTCTACTAACTTAGTCCTTTCATTAAAACAGTGCAATCATTCATTCATGTTATGCACGCTACTTCATATTTCTATGTTCCATATTCATTACTTTTTGATGCTGCCATAGAACACTGCTACTTAACATTTTGCTGTCCCTGGTTTATAACTGTCATAACTAACTTGCATCACAGATTATTTCTGTCTTTGTTTGCCTTTGATGATGAAGACACCAAGTGCCTCTTCAGTTGTTCCCTTTCAACCTCCCAAACAATCTCGTCAACACAGAAACCGTGAGGTGAGTTCACGGTTTCTTCCATCATCTCCAACAACAACCTCTGTTGAAcactcttttccttcttctccaCGTGAAGTTCTCTCTCCACTTCGACGCAAGACCGGTTCTAGTTCAACAAGACACAGCAACAGCAGCAAGCACGCCGAAGAACAAGGCCCTGCCACACGCCATCATCAACTATGGCCTTCTTCTGCTAAGAGAAACTCTGTCACGCTTGCTGATCGAATCAGCGAGGACAGGATCATAGAAAACCTTGAACATGACAAACAGATCGATTCTAAGAAGCCCAACAAGGCAAGTTCTGTTTTTTCTTCTAGGACTAAAAACAAGAATAGCAGCACTCTTGAGAATGGTTCAAACAATGGCTATGGGAAGAAACACCGTTCCATTGTTCCTGGAAGATTTTCCTTGGATGAGAATGCCTTGCACAGAAAGTTATCATCAGGGAGAAACTCTTTTTCCTCCATGAACTCGGTTGATTCAGAATCGGATTACAGCGAGGTGTCCATGGGTTTGAATTCAAGGGAAAAGGGAGTTGAGGTTCCCTCCAAGTACATGAGTGATGAGATGAAAACAAGGCCTAGAAAGGGGACTTCAGATTCCAACATTGTAGATATTATGAACACCAATGATTCCTCCATTTTATTTAAGAAACTCAACTTGAAAACCCCCATCAAGAGGGCTAACTCTCTTACATCAGGTTACAAGAGTTCTACGTCTCAGTGGGCTTTGTCACCTGGAAGGACTAGTTCACCATCCATGTCGATTGAAAGCATGGATAAACCGTTGTCCTTTTCGAGCTTGAAGAAACAACATAGTAGTCCCATCATGACTAGAGGAGTGGAGAGATTTTTGACCATGGGTTTTGAtctcttcaagagcaagaaatcCTTGTTAAATCCTTCTTCGCCAATGGGTTCTGGTGGGAATTATGAGGCTGGCCATCAGCTTCGCTTGCTTGAAAATCGGTTGATGCAATGGAGGTATGCAAATGCTAGAGCCAAAGTTGTAAATGAAAACATTTTTAATCAAGCACAGGTACATTATATTCATCTCTCATCTTACACTTAAGAATGATTTTCCTCTAGATGCGCAATTGAGAAATGGTGCTGATGCTTTGTTGATTTAGAGCAATTTGTTATGTGCATGGGATGGCCTCACAAAGCTGCAGAGTTCAGTGCTAAAAAAGATGATACAATTCAGCAAACAGAAGCTTAATATGAAGCTcaatttcatattgtattctcaaGTTAGTACTAAATCTTAAGAATCATCAGTCATGTTATTCTTCATCTGGGCTGATATATagaaacatatatatacatatatgcatATTGACAGATGAAACTGTTGGAGACTTGGGGAGGTTTGGAAAGGCAACACTCGTCAGCAATTAccaagatcaaagagagtttgTATTCTGTTATCTGTAGAATTCCCCTCTTGGAAGGTGCAAAGGTATGACTACATTCTCTATGATGAACAATTCTTGCATAGATGAAAAGAAAATCAACACCACAAGAGATAGAAATCTAATACTTTGCATCTAGCTGCACTTACAATAAAGTAAGggggataaaaaaaaaagtattatgaAAAGAAGTTAGCAGGGTTCCCTTAAGTTGTAACCATGACTAAATATGATGTGTTAGATTCGTATTAAAATAGCAATATTTCCTTCTTATTTGAAGAACTGTTGACAAAGTTATTATGCTTATAGGTGGACTTACAATCAACATCAATCACTCTACGGCATGCAACTGATATCACGGCTTCTATCGCGTCAATGTTAACTTGTTTCCCACCTTCAGTATGTTTGTTAAAACACTATGCTTGTCGTGTTTTCGACTGATGAGGTCTTAAacttgaaattgaaaatttgctTTATCATCAGGTTGATGAGACTGCTTTACTGCTATCAGAATTAGCAGAAGTAGTTGCACAAGAGAAACAACTCTTAGAAGAGTTCTAtgatcttttccaaatcatatctgtCTTTgaggtaacttttttttttatcttttctaaaaTGACAAAGGGGAGTAGATATAGTTTAAACTTCTAAGTTTTGTCAATCAAAATGAAGCATTATGTTCAATTttgaagggagaagaagggaaaaaaagggggggggggggggactaGAAGTCTAGAGAAATTTCCCAACTTTTAATGCTTGCAGATTAAAAATTTGTTCTGTTTACCAATTAGAGTTCAACCAAGCTTGTACTGTTTCTGTACTGCTTATTTATGAAGCTTTTGTTTAGAGCATACTAATAGTTTTTGATAATATATATTGGCAGATTCAAGAGAGAAGTGCAAAGTGCAATCTCATTCAACTTGAAAGTTGGCAATGGAAACAACACTAACGGCAATTACCACACGAGATCACATCATAAAACTCTAGGCTACTAGTGGAAGTTTAACCAAGATAAATAGTATAATTACTATGACAACCTCAAATAGGAAAATGGTGGCAAAATATATTGAAGTTAGTATctgttgttaattttcttttcataaagaacaaaaaaaaaaggcaaatccatagaacataattcattttaagttatataatttttatgatatatttgcGGTATGTACTTTTTAAGATTACCGACAAATTTCCATCTAATGTATTTTACCTGAAAACAGTAAATATGATTCACAAAACCTGCTTGAAACTCTATTTTTCATTGATCTACTCCTTGAAGAAATCAGTTATTAGTCATTGCAACTATGAGTGCATTCTTTCTTGAAATTCTTCAGGTTGTTCATGAAATATGTCAGAAGATTAATGAATTATTGTCTTATTTCATCTACTCTATGTTCTCTTGCTTCAGCGTTCAAGCTATTCTTTCTCCTTTGCCTCCACATTAATCTACTTGCTTGGGCATGTTTCATTACAGAATCTTTACCATTGGCCTTTTTCTCAACTCCTTGCTGCTCCTCTTGTTTGTTTATTTCATTTTCCTTCCCACTCTTACTTTTAGCAGTAACTCCTAAATTACTATCATCTCGAGTATCTTTGACTTGTCGATTTACTTTCCCCTTGTCATGTTCGTTCGTCTCGATCAATCTATCATCATTCCCACTTCCATTCATAACTTCATCCTTGGATTCTACTCTAATCTCACCATCCTTGAAAGTGTTCAACTCActattgtttttcaaaattttcccttGTACTTGCAGCATCCTAATCTCGTTCTGTTTCTCCTCGAATGCAGATTCGATCACTCGCTGCTCTTCTTTTAGAGAATCCATGGTAGACTTCATCTGCAAAACTCTCTTGTCAAGCTCCATCTTCTGACCTTTCAATGAGTATATCTTCGCCTTCATTTCCTCAATCTTACCTTCTATCTCTTTGTTGTGATCTCTTTCCTTCTAATATTAATAACATAACCAAAGTCATAATTTGGTTAGAAaagacaagaagaagaagaagttggtttTACCTGCAATAAAAGCTGAAGGGAAAGAAGTTCCCCATCTTTCTCCTTGACAAGAAAGCTGCATACACGCCTCTCTCTAAACTTGTGAAGCATCAGAACACCAAGAAATGAAACACCAAAAGCTAGCATCACCATGAAACCATATTGCCTTTTTCTCTTGTTCTCTCCATGTAAACCTTTGTTTTGAGCCATCTTTCTCTATCAAAGATTCTTGATAGTTTTTGGCTTATAGTAGTTAATCTAGTTCTCATTGTGTACGGCTTTGGATTCACACAAAGAACATGAGTCATGAATTCAACTACTGCTTCTTTTATTTGGCTGGTATTCTTGGTAATTGCCACTAAAATTCAAATACAATCATACTTCTATTATACAATAGTGGTCATGTGGGAAGTGGGAACTGGGAAGTGCTTTTCATTTCTAGTGTCTAAAAAATTGAATGATataccaaaatatatatataatatgaggaagtatagggagccaataaaatatttgtatactGTATTACAATGGAGATTTAGAGATGTCCGACTCAATATCAGAGATATagccattagtgttaccttttcctatcagcttaagcttttgggatgagtggtttcatgagaTAGTATCAAAGATTTAGATCCAAAAGGTCAAGAGTTTAGCGGGATTCATATAATATTTATCTAATAGTTATATATATTATACTACTTACATAAAAATTATTAgcataattttatataaagatgATAATTGAAATATAGATAAAATATTAGGTGAATGCTATGGTACCTATCACATTGTACCTAAGTTACTAAAAAGGataaacaaataatatttaataaattttacatgatttattttttattttaaatattttattttttactttaaaagatAAGTTAGGCAATTTAAGCACCATAACAAAAGCACCATAGAACCCACCAAAATATTACGTCACaaggtttaattatatattagatTAAAACTCGCACATTACACACAGtatcataatataaaattatttagtatatatacaaaatataattttttttctcaattttgtttgtCTTATGTTAATAacttaatatatattaaattattttaaaactgaaatacaaaaatttaatttatattcgaATGAGAAATAATAATAGCACAAAATTatatagttaaaataaataacatagattttatataaaaaaggaTATATTACACATTGACCTAAACGGATAAACCAGGATGATTTTGCAAATTTTCACCGTTCACACCACCACGAGCTTCCTTAGATCCGCCACGTTCTCTGCCGTTAAAACGTCAACGGCGAATGCGGTGCCTGCCTCACGTGCCCATTCTTCATCCACCGCACCCTTCGGATGCTTCATCCATTCATAAACCAGTATGCACAAGTTCCCTAAATCCTTATCTAACTGGGGAAAGAAAAAAtgctaataagtaataacatgCTACCAAAATTAATGCCTGTGAGTCTTTTTCTCTAATCGGTTTcgaaaactaaaacaaaatttcatatttgttaatattttagattttagatagaTAAGGTTTGGTTGCTTGTCCTGTGTTAtggataaaaaacaaaaattgatgGCCACAACTTTtgtgttcattcattcattttgtTGAATATATATACACTCTTGAACACACTATTACTGAGTGACTTTGTTGttgtcaattgaaaaaaaaaaaaatcaaagatgtTGAAGTCCATGCTTGGATGCTGCAAAGTATACATATCAGAGAGCAGAAACAAGACTGCATTAGAATCTATTGAAAAAGCTGCAAGTCTTTTTCCAAAGGCTCCCATAATCAACAAGTTTGAGGATGTGGACTACAACAGAGTTGGTTACACTCTTGTCTCTGAGTTTGAGGAATCAGAGCCATCAttgtcgtcatcatcatcatgtcaATTGACATGTGCTGTGCTTGCAATGGTGAAGGCTGCATTTGATGCAATTGACTTTGGATTGCACAGTGGAACTCATCCTAGGCTTGGTGTTGTGGACCACATTTGTTTTCACCCCTTGGCTGGTGCTTCCTTGGACCAAGCAGCTACGGCTGCTCGCTCCTTGGCTACGAAAACAGGCTCTACCCTGCAAGGTTAGTTGCATCGGGAAATTTTCATATTTACCTCACTAATGTTATTTACAAACAGCTAATTATAAGAATATAATCATGTATTTTTTGCACTGCATATTAGAAATGATGACTATTGATTAAGTGTAGTTGCACAAACTTAGATTTAGGCAAATTTATTAGCTTGGTGTTAGTTTATGGAGTCTGTTATATGTGGATTGTGGAAGGACTTAAGGAGATTGTTATTTCATTGATAAGGGGTTGTAAAGTTTCACGTGAACaaagtaaaattttattatactACATTCTGGAGGATGCTCTGAAACATAAAACTGATCAATCACTGCACGGTGGATACTGAATTCATAAAATTATACCAATTCACTGTTTTTGCACCGGTTACGCTGGGCAACTTCTTTCTAGTATGTTTAAATGTTGACAATGACTGAAATTTTATGCAGTACCTACTTTTCTATATGGAGCAGCACATGAAGAAGGGAGGACGCTTGATTCAATCCGAAGAACACTTGGTTATTTCAAGCCAAATGCTAATCAAAACAGATGGATTGGGGGGCCAACATCACACACTTTGCCCCTGAATCCAAACAGTGGTCCTGCTCAAGTGACTCCAGCTAAAGGTGTTTTGATCATTGGAGCAACGAATTGGGTTGATAATTACAATGTCCCTCTATTATCTTCTGATATTAGTGCTGTTCATAGAATTGCGAAACTTGTTAGCGGAAGAGGTGGTGGGCTTCCTTCTGTACAGGCCATGGCACTTGCACATGGTGAAGGTGTCATTGAGGTAGCCTGTAACTTGTTGGATCCGAATAAAGTTGgtggagaacaagtacaaaatAAAGTTGAGTGCCTTGCAAAGGAAGAAGGTATTTCTGTGGGAAAGGGATACTTCACAGACTTCTCGCAAGAagaaattattcaaaaatatttggAGCTGTTTAAGGAGAGAAATTGATGTCAAACAATACCAGGTATATTGGATTTTGCCATTTGATGAATTTTCATTCAAGGAGTCAATTTGGCATTTCCCTTGAGATTAGGAGAGAATATATGTATAAGGATGAGTTCTTCATGCTAAAGCTCATCCTTAAATTTTTATTCTCATTTTCAAGGGACAATAAGATTGTTCCTAAAAGACATCAATGTAGCTTCTCATGAGGATCCCAAATATTTTGATCCATCCAATGAGCATTATGTTATAACCTATAGAACATGAAAAGATAAGAACCCAACCCAACCATATTGATACCTCCTCTGATCTTGTGTAAGTTCTATCTTTCACTCATCACTTTTCTCTTCTCCCAGACTTTCCTCAGGTCTAACAGGGCAATTTTAGAAGTTTGGACAAACGAAAATCACGAGTATGCTTCAATTTGCAAAAAAGTTAATAATAACTATCTTGATGGAAAAGTCCTTGTTATTCATTAGCAGGATTAATCATATAAGTGGTGACAAGAAATATTATTGCCCATGTCAACTAATATCTTAACCATATTCTCTGAGGTTTTTCTGCCCATttagtgttttatttttattttaattcttcacTGCCATCCGGCTTAACATGTTAAACCATATTACCATACCTCATAccctttctctttttaaataaaaaaatgcctTCTCATAATGCAATGATGCCTAGCATTCTTGTCTTGTTGTTCCAAGTTCCTATCTATAATACGGGTTGAGGTTGTGCTTTTATCTTTTGGCTAAGGTATAGAACTCAGTATAATACACCAGGCCTGCACCTTTCATCCAGTGTGTATCGAAAGAGACAGTATATATCAAAACAAAGACTACATTAAATTGT contains:
- the LOC112771116 gene encoding probable galacturonosyltransferase 10 yields the protein MRRRGADFRRPVRRRIPDALWWALCCGVVILFVYILSKGNQIESRPALAQRTYKHDKIMEGLNITDEMLSPNSVSRQLNDQISLAKAFVVIAKESNNLQFAWELSAQIRNSQILLSNAATRRVPLSTRESESAIRDMALLLYQAQQLHYDSATMIMRFKAKIQALEEQMNSVTEKSSKYGQIAAEEVPKSLYCLGVRLTTEWFKNLNLQNKLRDKRQVEMKLKDNNLFHFCVFSDNILATSVVVNSTSISSKNPDMIVFHLVTDEINYAAMKAWFAMNDFRGVTVEVQKFEDFIWLNASYVPVLKQLQDTETQSYYFSGNSGDGRTPIKFRNPKYLSMLNHLRFYIPEVFPALKKVVFLDDDVVVQKDLSGLFSLDLKGNVNGAVETCMETFHRYHKYLNYSHPLIHTHFDPDACGWAFGMNVFDLVEWRKKNVTGIYHYWQEKNVDRTLWKLGTLPPGLLTFYGLTEPLDPSWHVLGFGYTTVDPQLIERGAVLHFNGNSKPWLKIGIEKYKPLWEKFVDYSHPLLQQCNFH
- the LOC112769268 gene encoding uncharacterized protein; translated protein: MAQNKGLHGENKRKRQYGFMVMLAFGVSFLGVLMLHKFRERRVCSFLVKEKDGELLSLQLLLQKERDHNKEIEGKIEEMKAKIYSLKGQKMELDKRVLQMKSTMDSLKEEQRVIESAFEEKQNEIRMLQVQGKILKNNSELNTFKDGEIRVESKDEVMNGSGNDDRLIETNEHDKGKVNRQVKDTRDDSNLGVTAKSKSGKENEINKQEEQQGVEKKANGKDSVMKHAQASRLMWRQRRKNSLNAEAREHRVDEIRQ
- the LOC114923996 gene encoding formiminotransferase cyclodeaminase-like protein, with protein sequence MRCLPHVPILHPPHPSDASSIHKPMLKSMLGCCKVYISESRNKTALESIEKAASLFPKAPIINKFEDVDYNRVGYTLVSEFEESEPSLSSSSSCQLTCAVLAMVKAAFDAIDFGLHSGTHPRLGVVDHICFHPLAGASLDQAATAARSLATKTGSTLQVPTFLYGAAHEEGRTLDSIRRTLGYFKPNANQNRWIGGPTSHTLPLNPNSGPAQVTPAKGVLIIGATNWVDNYNVPLLSSDISAVHRIAKLVSGRGGGLPSVQAMALAHGEGVIEVACNLLDPNKVGGEQVQNKVECLAKEEGISVGKGYFTDFSQEEIIQKYLELFKERN